From one Phycodurus eques isolate BA_2022a chromosome 19, UOR_Pequ_1.1, whole genome shotgun sequence genomic stretch:
- the zgc:92313 gene encoding serine protease 27, producing MSLKTQFVATLLGVTGFLASYAQECGRPTLQENRIVGGMDASDGAWPWQVSIQKDAGHVCGGSIITENWILSAAHCFPNPSDLSSYTVYAGWYYLNNLNPHHSAHRVSDVVIPSGYVEPHSGKDVALVRLSTALTWSDWIRPVCLPASGTLFPASLQCYVTGWGNIRNSIPLPGVGPLQEVQVPIISQASCRAMYQMEQVDILYDMICAGYQEGGKDSCQGDSGGPLVCQMVNGTWVQAGVVSFGLGCAEANQPGVYARLTSYSSFIRDNVPEAQLYGRAHRQRLEGAAVVLLGCLSAMLVLLWL from the exons ATGTCACTAAAGACGCAATTTGTTGCCACTTTGTTGGGCGTAACGG GTTTTTTGGCCTCGTATGCCCAAGAGTGTGGGAGACCGACCCTGCAGGAGAACAGGATTGTGGGAGGAATGGACGCCTCCGACGGGGCGTGGCCGTGGCAGGTGTCTATACAG AAAGATGCTGGTCATGTCTGCGGAGGCTCCATTATCACAGAGAACTGGATCCTATCAGCAGCTCACTGTTTCCCCAA TCCGTCCGACTTGAGTTCGTACACCGTCTATGCCGGCTGGTACTACCTGAACAATTTAAACCCGCACCATTCGGCACACCGCGTCAGCGATGTGGTGATCCCGTCCGGATACGTGGAGCCTCACAGCGGTAAGGATGTAGCCCTGGTGCGTCTCTCCACCGCCCTGACCTGGTCGGACTGGATCCGTCCCGTGTGCCTTCCCGCCTCTGGCACCCTGTTTCCGGCCAGCTTGCAGTGCTACGTCACCGGCTGGGGGAACATCCGCAATAGCA TCCCGCTGCCAGGAGTGGGGCCTCTGCAGGAGGTGCAGGTGCCAATCATCTCACAGGCTTCCTGTCGTGCAATGTACCAGATGGAGCAGGTGGACATCTTGTATGACATGATCTGTGCCGGCTACCAGGAGGGCGGCAAGGACTCCTGCCAG GGCGACTCAGGAGGGCCTCTCGTCTGCCAGATGGTGAACGGAACCTGGGTGCAGGCGGGAGTGGTGAGTTTCGGCCTGGGCTGCGCTGAAGCTAACCAACCAGGTGTGTACGCCAGGCTCACCAGCTATTCCAGTTTCATAAGAGACAACGTACCAGAGGCCCAGCTGTACGGCCGAGCTCATCGGCAACGGCTGGAGGGGGCTGCAGTGGTGCTGCTTGGCTGTTTGTCTGCCATGCTGGTCCTGCTTTGGCTATAA
- the mapk7 gene encoding mitogen-activated protein kinase 7 encodes MSSEEHGDGQNCQPVAVAPERMTTAQDDDNQHAVKTISGSTDTSTTAKNLALLKKHSLDVKFDVGEEYDVIETIGTGAYGVVSSARRRDNGQQVAIKKISNAFEVVTNAKRTLRELKILKHFKHDNIIAIKDILQPNLPHSAFKSVYVVLDLMESDLHQIIHSVQALTPEHTRYFLYQLLRGLKYVHSANVIHRDLKPSNLLVNENCELKIGDFGMARGLSSQAEDSHSFMTEYVATRWYRAPELLLSLNHYTLAIDMWSVGCIFAEMLGRKQLFPGKHYVHQLQLILSVLGTPPKGLIGAIRADRVRSYVQSLPSQSAVPLAKLYPQAEPGALDLLASMLRFDPRERISVTQALEHPYLAKYHDPDDEPICVPAFDFEFDKLPISKEQIKEEILMEIQDFHRNKQGSRQRLQFRPLVRTNGSGVGGGAATQSSKVSSTSLSESTRVPSKQNQQREAESTEQRRPAEVNRTFTNQMDTCNKDALNLPCLTKSESGPVDVDMPSASSDSGQPETIDLTTPETGHVAEPMRDNEGQERRPQPSRNQNQNQHQPPSSMTPLASTVPSLSLSAAQAQSLSHSLSQSLATNQRPAQGTSEGPRKEGTISEDTKAALKAALFRNKARGDGGVPPLGTEVSTGGGGTSSSISNPESRRPVTAQERQREREEKRRKRQERAREREKKLKEKERREGRHGDSLGGVLLSDDDKSLLQRWTKMMDSRNDKSHAPNSEGGKNNVNVVLGDNAQGSPNNKPEKETTKFPSHEQLISQVRASQSGFLQPPSKSQQLLFAMSQKKPADVVLAVSSCVDLMAVSGGFVKNNTLKPHDESGGPSGFNCFGNWSGQQLESGPSQHAKLHKTLPQQNFLTTQSHAVTNSQKQLLPLETFLTKGPTTLSTSEANGDIGGNNHLNHHLTPSTANTGPVEKLCSSVGEKSLCGIPSHAHPSLGFTDTGQEGPSIAPDIHTVTLQLSKSQVEDVLPPVFSVTPKGSGAGYGVGFDLDDLLTQSLTELQHCDRDSYDSAPLSASLLSDWSEVHRMTLADLESLQQELQLGSPMILCDSIPPDA; translated from the exons ATGTCATCTGAGGAGCATGGAGATGGTCAAAACTGTCAACCTGTGGCCGTGGCGCCTGAAAGAATGACGACCGCACAAGATGACGACAATCAGCATGCGGTCAAGACGATAAGCGGCAGCACAGACACCAGCACAACTGCCAAAAACTTGGCTTTGCTTAAAAAGCACTCGCTGGATGTGAAATTTGATGTGGGCGAGGAGTATGACGTCATTGAAACCATTGGCACCGGTGCCTATGGTGTCGTGTCATCTGCCAGGAGACGAGATAATG GCCAGCAGGTGGCGATAAAGAAGATCTCCAATGCCTTCGAAGTGGTGACAAACGCCAAGCGTACCTTGAGGGAGCTGAAAATTCTCAAGCACTTTAAACATGACAACATCATCGCCATCAAAGACATCCTGCAGCCGAACCTTCCTCACTCTGCCTTCAAGTCTGT GTATGTCGTGCTGGACCTCATGGAAAGTGACTTGCACCAGATCATCCACTCAGTCCAAGCGCTCACCCCGGAGCACACTCGCTACTTCTTGTACCAGCTCCTCCGCGGCCTTAAGTACGTGCACTCTGCCAACGTCATCCACCGGGACCTCAAGCCCTCCAACTTGCTGGTGAACGAGAACTGCGAGCTGAAAATCGGAGACTTCGGCATGGCCAGGGGTCTGAGCTCCCAAGCAGAGGACTCTCATTCCTTCATGACCGAGTATGTGGCGACACGATGGTATCGGGCTCCCGAGCTGCTCCTGTCCCTGAATCATTACACTTTGGCCATTGACATGTGGTCCGTGGGCTGCATCTTTGCCGAAATGTTGGGGCGAAAGCAGCTTTTTCCCGGCAAGCACTACGTCCACCAGCTCCAGCTCATTTTGTCCGTGTTGGGCACCCCTCCCAAGGGGCTAATTGGTGCTATTAGAGCCGACAGGGTGCGTTCGTACGTTCAGTCTCTTCCGTCCCAATCTGCTGTGCCCTTAGCCAAACTGTACCCCCAAGCAGAGCCTGGCGCTCTGGACCTGCTTGCTTCCATGCTCCGCTTTGACCCACGCGAGCGAATCAGTGTGACTCAGGCACTGGAACATCCGTACCTGGCCAAGTACCACGATCCAGATGACGAGCCAATCTGCGTGCCGGCGTTCGACTTTGAGTTTGACAAGCTTCCCATAAGCAAGGAGCAAATCAAAGAGGAAATTCTCATGGAGATCCAAGACTTTCATAGAAACAAGCAGGGCTCGCGTCAGAGGCTCCAGTTTAGGCCATTGGTGAGGACAAACGGCAGCGGTGTCGGCGGAGGAGCCGCAACACAAAGCAGTAAGGTCTCCTCGACGAGCCTAAGTGAGTCCACACGGGTTCCCAGCAAACAGAACCAGCAGAGAGAGGCGGAGTCGACAGAGCAACGAAGACCAGCCGAGGTTAACCGGACATTCACAAATCAAATGGACACATGTAATAAAGATGCCCTCAATTTACCGTGCCTCACGAAAAGCGAAAGCGGTCCGGTCGACGTGGACATGCCCAGCGCCAGTTCGGACAGTGGCCAACCGGAGACCATCGATTTGACCACACCCGAGACCGGTCACGTTGCGGAACCCATGCGGGACAACGAGGGGCAGGAAAGGAGGCCTCAGCCCAGCCGGAACCAGAACCAGAACCAGCACCAGCCTCCTTCCTCCATGACACCTTTAGCCAGTACTGTGCCTTCTCTGTCGCTGTCAGCTGCCCAAGCTCAGTCACTGTCCCACAGCCTCTCACAGTCACTGGCTACGAACCAGAGGCCTGCCCAAGGTACCTCAGAGGGGCCCAGGAAAGAAGGGACGATATCAGAAGACACCAAAGCAGCTCTGAAAGCAGCTTTATTCCGAAATAAAGCCAGAGGtg ATGGAGGTGTTCCTCCACTGGGCACAGAGGTGTccactggaggaggaggaacatCGTCGTCTATTTCCAATCCAGAGTCGCGTCGGCCCGTCACAGCTCAGGAACGCCAGCGAgagcgtgaggagaagcggaggAAGAGGCAGGAACGAGCCAGGGAGAGGGAGAAGAAACTGAAGGAGAAGGAGCGGCGAGAGGGAAGGCATGGGGACTCGCTGGGCGGAGTCCTGCTGAGTGACGACGACAAGAGCCTCTTGCAGCGGTGGACAAAGATGATGGACAGCCGCAATGACAAATCTCACGCGCCTAATAGCGAAGGAGGAAAGAATAATGTGAATGTTGTTTTGGGGGACAATGCTCAAGGATCACCTAACAACAAACCTGAAAAGGAAACAACAAAGTTTCCATCTCACGAGCAGCTAATCTCTCAAGTCCGAGCCAGTCAGTCTGGTTTTCTGCAGCCTCCCAGCAAAAGCCAGCAATTACTCTTTGCAATGAGCCAGAAGAAACCAGCAGATGTTGTCCTTGCCGTAAGCAGCTGCGTGGACCTGATGGCAGTCTCTGGTGGCTTTGTTAAGAACAACACGCTCAAACCTCACGACGAGAGCGGTGGCCCGAGCGGGTTCAACTGCTTCGGTAATTGGAGCGGACAGCAATTAGAGAGTGGGCCATCACAACACGCAAAATTGCACAAGACACTGCCACAGCAAAACTTTCTCACAACGCAAAGTCACGCCGTAACCAACTCCCAGAAGCAGCTTCTTCCATTGGAGACTTTTTTGACCAAAGGCCCGACCACACTAAGCACCAGCGAAGCCAACGGGGATATTGGCGGCAACAATCACCTCAACCATCACCTCACGCCCTCGACTGCTAACACCGGGCCTGTGGAGAAGCTGTGTTCCTCCGTTGGGGAAAAATCTCTGTGCGGGATCCCCTCACATGCTCATCCCAGTTTGGGCTTCACAGATACTGGACAGGAAGGGCCCTCCATTGCCCCTGACATCCACACAGTAACACTACAGCTCTCCAAGTCTCAG GTTGAGGACGTGTTGCCCCCAGTGTTTTCGGTCACCCCTAAAGGCAGCGGGGCGGGCTACGGCGTGGGCTTCGACCTGGACGATCTTCTCACTCAGTCACTCACAGAGCTGCAACACTGTGACCGAGACAG TTACGACTCGGCTCCACTTTCAGCCTCGCTTTTATCCGATTGGAGCGAGGTTCACCGAATGACGCTGGCCGACCTGGAATCGCTGCAGCAGGAGCTCCAGCTGGGCTCTCCCATGATTCTCTGTGATTCCATCCCACCTGATGCCTGA